A DNA window from Halostella salina contains the following coding sequences:
- a CDS encoding transglutaminase TgpA family protein produces the protein MSTRTGVGRERDGGSGYRLLALGGVAALTASYVAVLHDLATVVGDSSLLFPVVAGAALLGVAVAQVVGERTAAVVALGLAAAGYAYYLVVTPGGLAVVVNGTGRIISDAVALLTGYSVLRLTMADVWSIGFAPAPVFLSAYLAVRRRYVLSVAAGGVALLVLVLTSDAGIAVTLFGVLGAVAAVGFGELDRRGGGVEQADLLVVLVVVMAVASLWVPAVGGDGSKPLFLVPGGSGSAAGAGGLAEATDRMAIQGETELSPQVRFTVESDRSSYWRVATYDRFTGNGWIRSGKSTAYDGQLLEPPGPSRTVEQRVTVESPMRAMPAAASPVSVGGDAADLATVTDHGGLATDATLTPGDSYTVESEVLWPTAGELRSAGTQYPDYVAQRDYTQLPDDTPDRVGERTDEVVGDANNPYDKAVAIERYLERTKEYSLDVERPDGNIADAFLFEMDAGYCTYYATTMVAMLRTQDIPSRMVTGYTPGQEVGNDTYVVRGVDAHAWVEVYFPEHGWMRFDPTPSSERSEAETERIQEAREEGGDGVDTAESAGEPLTETTTSTPDDSDPTNGTPLDNGTVSDGSGNLPAIDNSSDNGTETPVDSQTASATTGRSPADGGGTGDDGGPSLPEPPSPETVAWGLFVGVGLFAGAHRAGVTGRAYRGLRLHWQGETPTPDAAAERAGERLETLLAQEYRPRRPGETPREYVEALSLAGLDDRARRVARLHERARYGDGVSRDEADEAVELVDALVAERTPVLRRFR, from the coding sequence ATGAGCACGCGGACCGGCGTCGGTCGCGAGCGTGACGGGGGGTCGGGCTACCGCCTCCTCGCGCTCGGCGGCGTCGCCGCGCTCACCGCGTCGTACGTCGCCGTGTTGCACGACCTGGCGACGGTCGTCGGGGACAGCAGCCTCCTCTTTCCGGTCGTCGCCGGCGCGGCGCTACTCGGCGTGGCGGTCGCGCAGGTCGTCGGCGAGCGGACGGCGGCGGTGGTGGCCCTGGGACTCGCCGCCGCCGGCTACGCGTACTATCTCGTCGTGACGCCGGGCGGGCTGGCGGTCGTGGTGAACGGGACCGGACGGATCATCTCCGACGCCGTGGCGCTGCTGACGGGCTACTCCGTCCTCCGGCTGACGATGGCCGACGTCTGGTCGATCGGCTTCGCGCCCGCCCCGGTGTTTCTCTCCGCGTACCTCGCCGTCCGCCGCCGGTACGTCCTCTCGGTCGCCGCTGGCGGCGTCGCACTGCTGGTGCTCGTGTTGACCAGCGACGCCGGGATCGCTGTCACGCTGTTCGGCGTGCTCGGTGCCGTCGCCGCCGTCGGGTTCGGCGAACTCGACCGGCGCGGCGGGGGCGTCGAGCAGGCCGACCTCCTGGTCGTACTGGTCGTCGTCATGGCTGTCGCGTCGCTGTGGGTGCCGGCGGTCGGCGGCGACGGCAGCAAGCCGCTGTTTCTGGTGCCCGGTGGCAGCGGGAGCGCGGCGGGGGCCGGTGGTCTCGCCGAGGCGACCGACCGCATGGCGATCCAGGGGGAGACGGAGCTGTCGCCGCAGGTCCGGTTCACCGTCGAGAGCGACCGCAGCTCGTACTGGCGGGTCGCCACGTACGACCGCTTCACCGGCAATGGCTGGATCCGGTCCGGGAAGTCGACGGCGTACGACGGCCAGCTTCTCGAACCGCCGGGCCCGTCGCGGACGGTCGAACAGCGGGTCACCGTCGAGTCGCCGATGCGGGCGATGCCCGCCGCCGCCAGCCCCGTCTCCGTCGGCGGCGACGCCGCCGACCTCGCGACCGTCACCGACCACGGCGGGCTCGCGACCGACGCCACGCTGACGCCCGGCGACTCCTACACCGTCGAGAGCGAGGTACTCTGGCCGACCGCCGGCGAACTGCGAAGCGCAGGGACGCAGTACCCGGACTACGTCGCACAGCGCGACTACACGCAGCTCCCGGACGACACGCCCGACCGGGTCGGCGAGCGCACCGACGAGGTCGTCGGGGACGCGAACAACCCCTACGACAAGGCCGTCGCTATCGAGCGGTATCTCGAACGGACAAAGGAGTACTCGCTGGACGTGGAGCGACCGGACGGGAACATCGCCGACGCGTTCCTCTTCGAGATGGACGCCGGCTACTGCACGTACTACGCGACGACGATGGTCGCGATGCTGCGGACTCAGGACATCCCGTCGCGGATGGTCACCGGCTACACGCCGGGACAGGAGGTCGGGAACGACACGTACGTCGTCCGCGGCGTGGACGCACACGCATGGGTCGAGGTGTACTTCCCGGAGCACGGCTGGATGCGGTTCGACCCCACGCCGAGCAGCGAGCGGTCCGAGGCGGAGACCGAGCGGATTCAGGAGGCCCGGGAGGAGGGCGGTGACGGCGTCGACACCGCGGAGAGCGCCGGGGAACCGCTGACCGAGACGACCACGTCAACCCCCGACGATTCGGATCCCACCAACGGAACCCCGCTCGACAACGGGACGGTCAGCGACGGGTCGGGGAACCTGCCCGCGATCGACAACAGCAGCGACAACGGGACGGAAACCCCCGTCGACAGTCAGACGGCGTCGGCGACGACCGGCCGGTCACCGGCCGACGGCGGCGGGACGGGGGACGACGGCGGACCGTCGCTCCCGGAGCCGCCGTCGCCGGAGACGGTCGCCTGGGGCCTGTTCGTCGGGGTCGGCCTGTTCGCGGGCGCACACCGGGCTGGCGTCACGGGACGAGCATACCGGGGGCTGCGGCTCCACTGGCAAGGCGAGACACCGACGCCGGACGCCGCCGCCGAGCGGGCCGGCGAACGGCTCGAAACCCTGCTCGCGCAGGAGTACCGCCCTCGCCGCCCCGGCGAGACGCCGCGGGAGTACGTCGAGGCGCTGTCGCTCGCCGGCCTCGACGACCGCGCGCGGCGCGTCGCCCGCCTCCACGAACGCGCCCGCTACGGCGACGGCGTCTCCCGCGACGAGGCCGACGAGGCGGTCGAACTGGTCGACGCCCTCGTCGCCGAGCGAACGCCGGTGCTGCGGCGGTTCCGCTGA
- the psmA gene encoding archaeal proteasome endopeptidase complex subunit alpha: MQGQSQQQAYDRGITIFSPDGRLYQVEYAREAVKRGTASIGVRTSEGVVLAVDKQLRSELMEPNSIEKLHKADDHVGIASAGHVADARQLIDFARQQAQVEQIRYGEPVGVETLTKRVTDHIQQYTQTGGARPFGVALLIAGIDDGEPRLFETDPSGTPNEWKALAVGRDRGEIQEYLEDNYEEAADLDAGIDLALEALASVTDDGFEPSGVGVATVDVETEAYDELDEDRVESHLAELDLLTED; this comes from the coding sequence ATGCAAGGACAATCGCAACAGCAGGCTTACGACCGCGGGATCACTATCTTCTCGCCGGACGGACGCCTCTATCAGGTGGAGTACGCCCGCGAGGCGGTCAAGCGCGGGACGGCGAGCATCGGCGTCCGGACGAGCGAGGGCGTCGTCCTCGCCGTCGACAAACAGCTTCGTTCGGAGCTGATGGAACCGAACAGCATCGAGAAACTGCACAAGGCCGACGACCACGTCGGCATCGCGAGCGCGGGCCACGTCGCCGACGCCCGCCAGCTCATCGACTTCGCGCGCCAGCAGGCGCAGGTCGAGCAGATCCGCTACGGCGAGCCGGTCGGCGTCGAGACGCTGACCAAGCGCGTCACCGACCACATCCAGCAGTACACCCAGACCGGCGGCGCGCGCCCGTTCGGCGTCGCGCTGCTGATCGCCGGCATCGACGACGGCGAGCCGCGCCTGTTCGAGACCGACCCCAGCGGCACGCCCAACGAGTGGAAGGCGCTGGCGGTCGGCCGCGACCGCGGCGAGATCCAGGAGTACCTGGAGGACAACTACGAGGAGGCGGCCGACCTGGACGCCGGCATCGACCTCGCGCTGGAGGCGCTGGCCTCCGTCACCGACGACGGCTTCGAGCCGAGCGGCGTCGGCGTCGCGACGGTCGACGTCGAGACCGAGGCGTACGACGAACTCGACGAGGACCGCGTCGAATCGCACCTCGCCGAACTCGACCTCCTGACGGAGGACTGA
- the psmB gene encoding archaeal proteasome endopeptidase complex subunit beta has protein sequence MHDDFTTDGIDGGRPGPTEPEVGQIPTNDLSADDLDNVNKTGTTTVGLVTADGVVIATDMRASLGGRFVSNKNVQKVEQIHDTAALTLVGSVGGAQSFIKSLRAEANLYEARRGESMSINALATLAGNFARGGPFFAINPILGGVDDEGHHVYSIDPAGGVMADDYTVTGSGMQLAYGVLEQEYEEGLSNEEAKTVAARSVKSAAERDTGSGNGVFLAEITDDGVEINGHTDFDDVI, from the coding sequence ATGCACGACGATTTCACCACCGACGGCATCGACGGCGGACGGCCCGGACCGACCGAACCCGAAGTCGGGCAGATCCCGACGAACGACCTGTCCGCGGACGACCTGGACAACGTGAACAAGACGGGGACGACGACGGTCGGCCTCGTCACGGCGGACGGCGTCGTCATCGCGACGGACATGCGCGCCAGTCTCGGCGGCCGGTTCGTCTCGAACAAGAACGTCCAGAAGGTCGAACAGATCCACGACACGGCGGCGCTAACCCTCGTCGGCTCCGTGGGCGGCGCGCAGTCGTTCATCAAGAGCCTGCGGGCGGAAGCGAACCTGTACGAGGCGCGCCGCGGCGAGTCGATGAGCATCAACGCACTGGCCACGCTGGCGGGCAACTTCGCCCGCGGCGGCCCGTTCTTCGCCATCAACCCCATTCTGGGCGGCGTCGACGACGAGGGCCACCACGTCTACTCGATCGACCCCGCTGGCGGCGTCATGGCCGACGACTACACCGTCACCGGGTCGGGCATGCAGCTCGCCTACGGCGTCTTAGAACAGGAGTACGAGGAGGGGCTCTCGAACGAGGAAGCCAAGACCGTCGCCGCTCGGTCGGTCAAGAGCGCCGCCGAGCGCGACACCGGCTCCGGCAACGGCGTGTTCCTCGCCGAGATCACCGACGACGGCGTCGAGATCAACGGCCACACCGACTTCGACGACGTCATCTGA
- a CDS encoding DUF7577 domain-containing protein — protein MSPTWLYGALALAVALQAVAVLLGLWVRRRRERTRDGDRSEAAVACPDCGAENEPGYRFCRRCVAELPGARPTTPAGGPPATRGLV, from the coding sequence ATGTCCCCGACCTGGCTCTACGGCGCGCTGGCGCTGGCGGTCGCGCTCCAGGCCGTCGCCGTGCTCCTGGGGCTGTGGGTTCGCCGTAGGCGGGAGCGCACCCGGGACGGCGACCGGTCGGAGGCCGCGGTCGCCTGTCCCGACTGCGGCGCGGAGAACGAGCCCGGGTATCGGTTCTGTCGGCGCTGCGTCGCCGAACTGCCCGGCGCACGCCCGACGACGCCGGCCGGCGGCCCGCCCGCGACCCGCGGGCTGGTTTGA
- a CDS encoding Hsp20/alpha crystallin family protein, with protein MALPTSPVSSWTQSLDLPSRLFGQVGDNDAELYEEDGDFVLSVELPGFDRDEITVNWYEGRLNVSAEHEDDARGRKRTYHRSFRMPKEIVEEDIAASYENGVLEVRLPVVERATARGRTIEIE; from the coding sequence ATGGCACTCCCGACTAGTCCCGTCAGTTCCTGGACGCAGAGCCTCGACCTGCCGTCCCGGCTGTTCGGGCAGGTCGGAGACAACGACGCCGAACTGTACGAGGAGGACGGCGACTTCGTCCTCAGCGTCGAGCTGCCCGGGTTCGACCGAGACGAGATCACCGTCAACTGGTACGAGGGGCGGCTGAACGTCTCGGCCGAGCACGAGGATGATGCGCGCGGCCGGAAGCGAACGTACCACCGTAGCTTCCGGATGCCGAAGGAGATCGTCGAGGAAGATATCGCCGCCTCCTACGAGAACGGCGTCCTCGAAGTCCGGCTCCCGGTCGTCGAGCGCGCGACCGCCCGCGGCCGGACCATCGAGATCGAGTAA
- a CDS encoding oxidoreductase — translation MSQSWDVSSMPDQSGKTVVVTGANSGVGLAATRAFARKGAHVVMACRSVERAESAKADVREDVPAASLTVGELDLADLDSVRAFAAWFEAQDLPLHVLCNNAGVMAIPRRETADGFERQFGVNHLGHFALTGLLLPHLRETPGETRVVTQSSGVHERGRIDFDDLHGEASYDKWEAYAQSKLANVLFAYELDRRLGGGDADDADVRSVACHPGYADTNLQRRGPEMSGSRLRLLLMKVANATLGQSPAAGALPLLYAATDPAVDGGDYVGPGGFMNMRGHPEKQRSSDRSYDESTARRLWEASSAATGVTYSLSDPA, via the coding sequence ATGAGCCAGTCGTGGGACGTGTCCTCGATGCCGGACCAGTCCGGGAAGACGGTGGTCGTCACCGGCGCGAACAGCGGCGTCGGTCTCGCGGCGACGCGAGCGTTCGCCCGAAAGGGCGCACACGTCGTGATGGCCTGCCGGAGCGTCGAGCGCGCCGAGTCGGCCAAGGCGGACGTCCGCGAGGACGTGCCCGCCGCGTCGCTGACCGTCGGCGAACTGGACCTCGCGGATCTCGACTCCGTCCGGGCGTTCGCGGCGTGGTTCGAGGCGCAGGACCTCCCGCTCCACGTCCTCTGTAACAACGCCGGCGTGATGGCGATCCCCCGCCGCGAGACGGCCGACGGCTTCGAACGGCAGTTCGGCGTCAACCATCTCGGCCACTTCGCGCTGACCGGCCTGCTCCTCCCGCACCTGCGTGAGACGCCCGGCGAGACCCGCGTGGTCACCCAGAGCAGCGGCGTCCACGAGCGCGGCCGGATCGACTTCGACGACCTGCACGGCGAGGCGTCGTACGACAAGTGGGAGGCGTACGCCCAGAGCAAGCTCGCGAACGTCCTGTTCGCGTACGAACTCGACCGTCGCCTCGGCGGGGGCGACGCCGACGACGCGGACGTGCGGAGCGTCGCCTGCCACCCCGGGTACGCGGACACGAACCTCCAGCGCCGCGGCCCGGAGATGAGCGGGTCGCGGCTTCGCCTGCTGCTGATGAAGGTCGCGAACGCGACCCTCGGGCAGTCGCCCGCCGCCGGTGCGCTTCCGCTGCTGTACGCGGCGACCGACCCGGCCGTGGACGGCGGCGACTACGTCGGCCCGGGCGGGTTCATGAACATGCGCGGCCACCCGGAGAAACAGCGGTCCAGCGACCGGTCGTACGACGAGTCGACCGCCCGCAGGCTCTGGGAAGCGTCCTCGGCGGCGACCGGCGTGACCTACTCGCTCTCCGACCCGGCCTGA
- a CDS encoding DsbA family oxidoreductase: MSDAQDPATVTVYSDYVCPFCYLGRKSLAQYQETRDGDLAIDWHPFDLRAGKRGPDGAIDHSVDDGKDDDYYEEAKRNVQRLQEEYGVEMTTEIATDIDSLDAQVASYYVREHYPQETWLTFDWAIFDALWQDGRDIGDEAVLTELAADSGVDPDEVRSAIADDQLRESVREQFDAARQQGVRGVPTFVYQGHAARGAVPPEQLERLVEGTTA, encoded by the coding sequence ATGAGCGACGCCCAAGATCCGGCCACTGTCACCGTCTACTCCGACTACGTCTGCCCGTTCTGTTACCTCGGGCGCAAGTCGCTGGCACAGTATCAGGAGACGCGGGACGGCGACCTCGCGATCGACTGGCACCCCTTCGACCTCCGCGCGGGCAAGCGCGGCCCGGACGGGGCGATCGACCACTCGGTCGACGACGGCAAGGACGACGACTACTACGAGGAGGCCAAACGGAACGTCCAGCGCCTCCAGGAGGAGTACGGCGTGGAGATGACGACCGAGATCGCGACGGACATCGACTCGCTGGACGCGCAGGTCGCGTCCTACTACGTGCGGGAGCACTACCCACAGGAGACGTGGCTGACCTTCGACTGGGCGATCTTCGACGCGCTCTGGCAGGACGGTCGTGACATCGGCGACGAGGCCGTGCTCACGGAACTGGCGGCCGACAGCGGGGTCGACCCCGACGAGGTGCGCTCGGCGATCGCCGACGATCAGCTCCGCGAGTCCGTGCGGGAGCAGTTCGACGCGGCGCGACAGCAGGGCGTCAGGGGCGTCCCGACGTTCGTCTACCAGGGTCACGCCGCGCGCGGCGCGGTCCCGCCAGAGCAGCTGGAGCGACTCGTCGAGGGCACGACGGCGTAG
- a CDS encoding thioredoxin family protein, giving the protein MTDTAATPADADFDTPVSVDTGEELDALLDAHDLVLVDFFTKGCTLCQAVEPVVGTVARATDAVVVMCNPQTDLALIDEYDVRSVPTLVLFADGEAVARHADGFVGAEELVGMVERHAPR; this is encoded by the coding sequence ATGACCGACACCGCCGCGACACCGGCCGACGCCGACTTCGACACGCCCGTCAGCGTCGACACCGGCGAGGAACTCGACGCGCTCCTCGACGCCCACGACCTCGTCCTCGTGGACTTCTTCACGAAGGGCTGCACGCTGTGTCAGGCGGTCGAACCCGTCGTCGGCACCGTCGCCCGCGCGACCGACGCCGTCGTGGTGATGTGTAACCCGCAGACCGACCTCGCTCTCATCGACGAGTACGACGTGCGGAGCGTCCCGACGCTCGTCCTGTTCGCGGACGGCGAGGCGGTCGCCCGCCACGCCGACGGGTTCGTCGGGGCCGAGGAACTCGTGGGGATGGTTGAGCGACATGCCCCCAGATAG
- the mutS gene encoding DNA mismatch repair protein MutS, which produces MDPALGPPEKMAERVEDLTPMMRQYHDLCARYDDSLVLFQVGDFYETFCEAAETTARLLEITLTEREDSTGTYAMSGIPMDNAESYIETLLDAGYRVAVADQVQEPEETTGVVDRAVTRIVTPGTLTEDELLDTDDNNFVACLTESGAGGDAEYGLALLDVSTGDFYVTSADSTATVADEVSRFAPPEAIVGPNVRTGAREAFDADCMVTPYDEAVFESDAAREKVGAYFGSPDRLLAADAEIRACGALLAYAEYARGGQDGHLGYLNHLTRYDPREYMLLDAVALESLELFERRGVHGAEGATLVDVLDETASAVGSRKLKDWLRRPLIERDRIAARHDAVAELTERVRTREALHERLRDVYDIERLVGRISRGRANARDLRSLQETLETVPDLKEHLADADCAPLRDLREGMDDLADVRTLIGDAVRENPPAEITEGDLIREGYDDELDDLRETERSGKAWVDDLEARERERTGIDSLKVGHNSVHGYYIEVTDANLDRVPDDYTRRQTLKNAERYYTPELKEREDEIIRAEQRADELEYELFREVRGDVAAESERIQRLADAVAELDALVSLAEVAARYGYVRPELVDDRIRIEGGRHPVVERTQESFVPNDAAFDRENRVAVVTGPNMSGKSTYMRQVALIAVLAQVGSFVPAESAELRIVDRVFTRVGASDDIAGGQSTFMVEMTELSEILRSATPDSLVLLDEVGRGTSTTDGYAIARAVTEYLHDEVGATTLFATHHHDLTEVAADLPGAFNRHFAAERVGNAEDGPDDAGDREVTFSHEIRPGAATASYGVEVASMAGVPDAVVGRARDLLDDEGPADGDATSRTAPPADAAGEAPARTTDDDPAVATDGDPDVPLSVAERLRATNVADTTPMEALRLLDELQRELE; this is translated from the coding sequence ATGGACCCGGCGCTGGGACCCCCCGAGAAGATGGCCGAGCGGGTCGAGGACCTGACGCCGATGATGCGCCAGTACCACGACCTCTGTGCGCGCTACGACGACTCGCTCGTCCTGTTTCAGGTCGGGGACTTCTACGAGACGTTCTGCGAGGCCGCCGAGACGACCGCCCGCCTGCTGGAGATCACACTCACCGAGCGCGAGGACAGCACCGGCACGTACGCGATGTCCGGCATCCCGATGGACAACGCCGAGTCGTACATCGAGACGCTGCTCGACGCGGGCTACCGCGTCGCCGTCGCCGACCAGGTGCAGGAACCCGAGGAGACGACCGGCGTCGTCGACCGCGCCGTCACGCGGATCGTCACGCCCGGCACGCTCACCGAGGACGAACTGCTCGACACCGACGACAACAACTTCGTCGCCTGCCTGACGGAGTCCGGCGCGGGCGGGGACGCCGAGTACGGGCTCGCCCTGCTCGACGTGTCGACGGGCGACTTCTACGTGACGAGCGCCGACTCGACCGCGACGGTCGCCGACGAGGTGAGCCGCTTCGCGCCGCCCGAGGCCATCGTCGGCCCGAACGTGCGGACCGGCGCGAGGGAGGCGTTCGACGCGGACTGCATGGTGACGCCGTACGACGAGGCCGTCTTCGAGAGCGACGCCGCCCGCGAGAAGGTCGGCGCTTACTTCGGCTCGCCGGACCGCCTGCTGGCCGCCGACGCCGAGATCCGGGCCTGCGGCGCGCTGCTCGCGTACGCCGAGTACGCCCGCGGCGGGCAGGACGGTCACCTCGGCTATCTCAACCACCTGACGCGGTACGACCCGCGCGAGTACATGCTGCTGGACGCCGTCGCCCTGGAGAGCCTCGAACTGTTCGAGCGCCGCGGCGTCCACGGGGCGGAGGGCGCGACGCTGGTCGACGTGCTGGACGAGACGGCCAGCGCCGTCGGCAGCCGGAAGCTGAAGGACTGGCTCCGCCGCCCGCTGATCGAGCGCGACCGGATCGCGGCGCGCCACGACGCCGTCGCGGAGCTGACCGAGCGCGTCCGGACGCGGGAGGCCCTCCACGAGCGCCTGCGGGACGTGTACGATATCGAGCGGCTGGTCGGCCGGATCTCCCGCGGCCGGGCGAACGCCCGGGACCTCCGGTCGCTGCAGGAGACGCTCGAAACCGTTCCAGACCTGAAGGAGCACCTCGCCGACGCCGACTGCGCCCCCCTCCGTGACCTCCGCGAGGGGATGGACGACCTCGCCGACGTGCGGACGCTGATCGGCGACGCCGTCCGCGAGAACCCGCCCGCCGAGATCACGGAGGGCGACCTGATCCGCGAGGGGTACGACGACGAACTCGACGACCTGCGCGAGACGGAGCGTTCGGGGAAGGCGTGGGTCGACGACCTCGAAGCGCGCGAGCGCGAGCGCACCGGCATCGACTCGCTGAAGGTCGGCCACAACTCGGTCCACGGCTACTACATCGAGGTGACCGACGCCAACCTCGACCGCGTACCCGACGACTACACGCGCCGGCAGACGCTGAAGAACGCCGAGCGCTACTACACGCCCGAACTGAAGGAACGGGAGGACGAGATCATCCGGGCCGAGCAGCGCGCCGACGAGCTGGAGTACGAGCTGTTCCGCGAGGTGCGGGGCGACGTGGCCGCCGAGTCCGAGCGGATCCAGCGGCTCGCGGACGCCGTCGCGGAACTCGACGCGCTCGTCTCGCTCGCCGAGGTGGCCGCCCGGTACGGCTACGTCCGCCCCGAGCTGGTCGACGACCGGATCCGGATCGAGGGCGGTCGCCACCCCGTCGTCGAGCGGACCCAGGAGTCGTTCGTCCCGAACGACGCCGCCTTCGACCGCGAAAACCGGGTCGCGGTCGTGACGGGGCCGAACATGAGCGGCAAGTCGACGTACATGCGCCAGGTCGCGCTGATCGCCGTGCTCGCACAGGTCGGGAGCTTCGTCCCCGCGGAGTCGGCCGAACTCCGGATCGTGGACCGCGTGTTCACCCGCGTCGGCGCGAGCGACGATATCGCCGGCGGGCAGTCGACGTTCATGGTCGAGATGACCGAGCTGTCGGAGATCCTGCGCTCGGCCACCCCGGACTCGCTGGTGCTGCTCGACGAGGTCGGCCGCGGCACGAGCACGACCGACGGCTACGCCATCGCGCGGGCGGTCACGGAGTACCTCCACGACGAGGTGGGCGCGACGACGCTGTTCGCGACGCACCACCACGACCTGACCGAAGTCGCCGCCGACCTGCCGGGCGCGTTCAACCGCCACTTCGCCGCCGAACGCGTTGGCAACGCCGAGGACGGCCCGGACGACGCTGGCGACCGCGAGGTGACATTCAGCCACGAGATCCGGCCGGGGGCAGCGACCGCCTCGTACGGCGTCGAGGTCGCCAGCATGGCCGGCGTGCCGGACGCCGTGGTCGGCCGAGCGCGTGACCTGCTCGACGACGAGGGCCCGGCCGACGGCGATGCGACTTCGCGGACCGCGCCGCCGGCGGACGCCGCCGGCGAAGCCCCGGCTCGGACGACCGACGACGACCCCGCCGTCGCGACCGACGGCGACCCGGACGTGCCGCTGTCCGTCGCCGAGCGGCTGCGCGCGACGAACGTCGCCGACACGACGCCGATGGAGGCGCTGCGGCTGCTCGACGAACTCCAGCGGGAACTGGAGTAG
- the nucS gene encoding endonuclease NucS, translating to MTASGRRSTDVTLRNPSAEEALATVEDGVAAGALVTLFGRCTVDYDGRAASQLGPGDRHVMLKPDGTILVHTDEGQKPVNWQPPGCTHEPSLTEAGELRVRSVRSSPDEELVVAFERVDQVSAFDLTDGHELAVEGTEEDLRQRILADPKLIEDGFAPLATERETPAGAVDIYGEDADGRTVVVELKRRRVGPDAVGQLGRYVDALERSLHADASVRGLLVAPSVTDRARRLLEEKGLEFVALSPP from the coding sequence GTGACTGCAAGCGGCCGACGTTCGACCGACGTGACGCTCCGGAACCCCAGCGCCGAGGAGGCGCTGGCGACCGTCGAGGACGGCGTCGCGGCCGGCGCGCTCGTCACCCTGTTCGGCCGGTGCACCGTCGACTACGACGGCCGCGCCGCCAGCCAGCTCGGCCCGGGCGACCGCCACGTCATGCTCAAGCCCGACGGGACGATCCTCGTCCACACCGACGAGGGACAGAAGCCCGTCAACTGGCAGCCGCCGGGCTGTACCCACGAGCCGTCGCTCACGGAGGCCGGCGAGCTCCGCGTCCGGAGCGTCCGCTCGTCGCCCGACGAGGAGCTGGTCGTCGCGTTCGAGCGCGTCGACCAGGTGTCCGCGTTCGACCTGACCGACGGCCACGAGCTGGCGGTCGAGGGGACCGAGGAGGACCTCCGGCAGCGGATCCTCGCGGACCCCAAACTGATCGAGGACGGGTTCGCGCCGCTGGCGACCGAGCGCGAGACGCCGGCCGGCGCGGTCGACATCTACGGCGAGGACGCCGACGGCCGGACCGTTGTCGTCGAACTCAAGCGCCGCCGCGTCGGCCCGGACGCGGTCGGCCAGCTCGGCCGCTACGTCGACGCGCTGGAGCGCTCGCTCCACGCCGACGCGAGCGTCCGCGGACTGCTCGTCGCCCCCTCCGTCACGGACCGCGCGCGGCGGCTGCTGGAAGAGAAGGGGCTGGAGTTCGTCGCGCTGTCTCCGCCGTAA
- a CDS encoding DUF6735 family protein, whose amino-acid sequence MAHRALVAYERPDGDYDLHRSRWGGTDCSLARRITAGTPFGGPGAASSRRSPGPLTGSAPEADPRPVERRPTAVGRDFDGVVDAVDLRTHEALFVVAPDYRVTAYLPLWFGLPGVAPDVSAGALVAVDPDGGPYGGPRVRRWFRATKGVVADLTDRGALTRDEAVAYLAERVRRRAGDRREVIAVT is encoded by the coding sequence GTGGCCCACCGTGCCCTCGTCGCCTACGAGCGCCCCGACGGCGACTACGACCTCCACCGCTCGCGCTGGGGCGGCACCGATTGCTCGCTCGCCCGCCGGATCACCGCCGGGACGCCGTTCGGCGGGCCCGGAGCCGCCAGCAGCCGCCGGAGTCCGGGGCCGCTCACTGGTTCCGCACCCGAAGCTGATCCCCGCCCCGTGGAGCGCCGGCCGACCGCCGTCGGCCGCGACTTCGACGGCGTCGTCGACGCGGTCGACCTCCGAACGCACGAGGCGCTGTTCGTCGTCGCTCCCGACTACAGGGTGACGGCGTACCTGCCGCTGTGGTTCGGTCTCCCCGGCGTCGCGCCCGACGTGTCGGCCGGCGCGCTCGTCGCCGTCGATCCAGACGGCGGGCCGTACGGCGGTCCGCGGGTCCGGCGCTGGTTCCGCGCGACGAAGGGCGTCGTTGCCGACCTGACCGACCGCGGTGCGCTCACCCGCGACGAGGCGGTGGCCTACCTCGCCGAGCGCGTTAGGCGACGCGCGGGCGACCGGCGGGAGGTGATCGCCGTGACGTAG
- a CDS encoding DUF7501 family protein, translated as MDEEVESVAETDWSDPDRCPFCGGALSDPGAGFVDHIEESPDCAERFDQWRDAIAGDVGSEWGG; from the coding sequence GTGGACGAGGAGGTCGAGTCGGTCGCCGAAACGGACTGGTCGGACCCCGACCGCTGCCCGTTCTGCGGCGGGGCGCTTTCCGACCCCGGTGCCGGATTCGTGGACCACATAGAGGAGTCGCCGGACTGCGCCGAGCGGTTCGACCAGTGGCGCGACGCCATCGCTGGCGACGTCGGCAGCGAGTGGGGCGGCTGA